The following proteins come from a genomic window of Diabrotica undecimpunctata isolate CICGRU unplaced genomic scaffold, icDiaUnde3 ctg00000656.1, whole genome shotgun sequence:
- the LOC140431332 gene encoding uncharacterized protein: protein MPERTFNDLICEEFACSLICLIRIVQNQSFSDDFTHLKKHGKVDHKTNLLTHTLNPFLDQDDIVRVGGRIHNADISYERKHPIVIPQKHHLTDILVRHEHMKLQHTGPQLLLSSLREKYWPLNGRYVVRKVVRNCITCFKAAPKFETYLMGNLPSSRITPSRPFTHSGLDYAGPFPLKDHLTRNHKTIKGYVALFICLAKKAIHLEVVSSLTNAL, encoded by the coding sequence ATGCCAGAAAGAACCTTTAACGATTTAATATGTGAAGAATTTGCCTGTTCTCTGATTTGTCTTATTCGCATTGTGCAAAATCAGTCTTTCTCTGATGATTTCACGCATCTCAAAAAACATGGCAAGGTCGATCATAAAACAAACTTACTGACTCACACCCTGAATCCTTTTCTTGATCAAGATGATATAGTTCGAGTTGGTGGAAGAATTCACAACGCTGACATCTCATACGAGAGAAAGCATCCCATCGTAATTCCACAAAAACATCATCTTACAGACATACTTGTACGGCATGAACACATGAAATTACAGCATACTGGTCCACAGCTACTTTTATCTTCCCTGCGAGAGAAATATTGGCCTCTCAATGGACGCTATGTCGTTAGAAAGGTTGTTAGAAACTGCATCACATGTTTCAAGGCAGCTCCAAAATTTGAAACTTATTTAATGGGTAATCTACCGTCTTCACGTATTACTCCTTCACGACCATTTACCCACTCGGGACTTGATTATGCAGGACCTTTTCCTTTAAAGGACCATCTTACGAGGAACCACAAGACTATTAAGGGTTATGTAGCACTTTTTATTTGTCTGGCCAAAAAGGCTATACACTTGGAGGTTGTGAGTAGTCTGACTAATGCTTTATAG